The following are encoded in a window of Corythoichthys intestinalis isolate RoL2023-P3 chromosome 8, ASM3026506v1, whole genome shotgun sequence genomic DNA:
- the LOC130920372 gene encoding Kv channel-interacting protein 2-like isoform X2 has protein sequence MCLPACTDSVSDDAELLAVRYRPEGLERLVGRTSFSKKELQILYRGFKNECPSGAVNEETFKNIYSQFFPQGDTSMYAHFLFEAFDTHNSGSVSFEDFVLSLSIILRGSITEKLNWAFNLYDLNKDGCITREEMTDIMHSIYDMMGKYTYPCMRDSAPKDHVEIFFQKMDKNNDGVVTIEEFLETCQKDENIMRSMHMFDDVI, from the exons ATGTGTCTCCCTGCTTGTACAGATAGCGTGAGTGATGATGCCGAGTTGTTGGCGGTGAGATACCGACCCGAAGGCCTGGAACGTCTCGTGGGGCGTACCAGCTTCAGTAAGAAAGAACTACAGATTCTCTACAGGGGATTTAAAAAT GAGTGTCCCAGTGGTGCTGTGAACGAAGAGACGTTTAAAAACATCTATTCTCAGTTCTTCCCTCAGGGAG ATACAAGTATGTATGCACATTTCCTGTTTGAGGCTTTTGACACTCACAACAGCGGCTCTGTTAGCTTTGAG GACTTTGTTCTAAGTCTTTCCATTATCCTGAGAGGCTCCATCACAGAAAAACTCAACTGGGCCTTCAACCTGTATGACCTCAACAAAGATGGCTGCATCACTCGAGAG GAGATGACAGACATCATGCACTCCATTTACGACATGATGGGCAAGTACACGTACCCCTGCATGAGGGATAGTGCTCCCAAGGATCACGTGGAAATCTTCTTCCAG AAAATGGACAAGAACAACGATGGCGTCGTCACCATTGAGGAGTTCTTGGAGACGTGTCAAAAG GATGAGAACATCATGCGGTCCATGCACATGTTTGATGACGTCATCTGA
- the LOC130920372 gene encoding Kv channel-interacting protein 2-like isoform X1: MCLPACTDSVSDDAELLAVRYRPEGLERLVGRTSFSKKELQILYRGFKNECPSGAVNEETFKNIYSQFFPQGDTSMYAHFLFEAFDTHNSGSVSFEVTHTSKDFVLSLSIILRGSITEKLNWAFNLYDLNKDGCITREEMTDIMHSIYDMMGKYTYPCMRDSAPKDHVEIFFQKMDKNNDGVVTIEEFLETCQKVSILQNILSNTKLRLVPFF, from the exons ATGTGTCTCCCTGCTTGTACAGATAGCGTGAGTGATGATGCCGAGTTGTTGGCGGTGAGATACCGACCCGAAGGCCTGGAACGTCTCGTGGGGCGTACCAGCTTCAGTAAGAAAGAACTACAGATTCTCTACAGGGGATTTAAAAAT GAGTGTCCCAGTGGTGCTGTGAACGAAGAGACGTTTAAAAACATCTATTCTCAGTTCTTCCCTCAGGGAG ATACAAGTATGTATGCACATTTCCTGTTTGAGGCTTTTGACACTCACAACAGCGGCTCTGTTAGCTTTGAGGTAACACACACTTCAAAG GACTTTGTTCTAAGTCTTTCCATTATCCTGAGAGGCTCCATCACAGAAAAACTCAACTGGGCCTTCAACCTGTATGACCTCAACAAAGATGGCTGCATCACTCGAGAG GAGATGACAGACATCATGCACTCCATTTACGACATGATGGGCAAGTACACGTACCCCTGCATGAGGGATAGTGCTCCCAAGGATCACGTGGAAATCTTCTTCCAG AAAATGGACAAGAACAACGATGGCGTCGTCACCATTGAGGAGTTCTTGGAGACGTGTCAAAAGGTGTCAATTTTACAAAACATTCTTTCCAACACCAAGTTAAGACTTGTGCCTTTCTTCTAG